The following coding sequences are from one Pseudomonas oryzae window:
- the purH gene encoding bifunctional phosphoribosylaminoimidazolecarboxamide formyltransferase/IMP cyclohydrolase has product MTDQTTRLPVRRALISVSDKTGVVDFARELAALGVEILSTGGTFKLLRDNGIAAVEVADYTGFPEMMDGRVKTLHPKIHGGILGRRDLDGAVMAEHGINPIDLVAVNLYPFAATVAKPGCTLPDAIENIDIGGPTMVRSAAKNHKDVAIVVNAGDYAGIVASLKAGGLTYAQRFDLALKAFEHTAAYDGMIANYLGTIDQAAETLSTEGRSEFPRTFNSQFVKAQDMRYGENPHQSAAFYVEANPAEASVATAKQLQGKELSFNNVADTDAALECVKSFTKPACVIVKHANPCGVAVVPEADGGIRKAYDLAYATDSESAFGGIIAFNRELDFDTAKAIVERQFVEVIIAPSVSAEAREVVAAKANVRLLECGQWPAERIGGLDYKRVNGGLLVQSRDIGMISEADLKVVTQRAPSEQELHDLIFAWKVAKFVKSNAIVYAKNRQTVGVGAGQMSRVNSARIAAIKAEHAGLEVKGAVMASDAFFPFRDGIDNAAKAGITAVIQPGGSMRDAEVIAAADEAGIAMVFTGMRHFRH; this is encoded by the coding sequence ATGACCGACCAGACCACCCGCCTTCCCGTCCGCCGCGCGCTGATCAGCGTGTCCGACAAGACCGGCGTCGTCGACTTCGCCCGCGAGCTCGCCGCCCTCGGCGTCGAGATCCTCTCCACTGGCGGCACCTTCAAGCTGCTGCGTGACAACGGCATCGCCGCCGTGGAAGTGGCCGACTACACCGGCTTCCCGGAAATGATGGACGGCCGGGTGAAGACCCTGCATCCGAAGATCCACGGCGGCATCCTCGGCCGTCGCGACCTGGACGGCGCGGTGATGGCCGAGCACGGCATCAATCCGATCGACCTGGTGGCGGTCAACCTCTACCCGTTCGCCGCCACCGTGGCCAAGCCGGGCTGCACCCTGCCGGACGCCATCGAGAACATCGACATCGGCGGCCCGACCATGGTCCGCTCGGCGGCGAAGAACCACAAGGACGTCGCCATCGTGGTCAACGCCGGCGACTACGCCGGCATCGTCGCGTCGCTGAAGGCTGGCGGCCTGACCTACGCCCAGCGCTTCGACCTGGCGCTCAAGGCCTTCGAGCACACCGCCGCCTACGACGGCATGATCGCCAACTACCTGGGCACCATCGACCAGGCCGCCGAGACCCTGTCCACCGAAGGCCGCAGCGAATTCCCGCGCACCTTCAACAGCCAGTTCGTCAAGGCCCAGGACATGCGCTACGGCGAGAACCCGCACCAGAGCGCGGCCTTCTACGTCGAGGCCAACCCGGCCGAAGCCTCCGTGGCCACCGCCAAGCAGCTGCAGGGCAAGGAGCTGTCGTTCAACAACGTGGCCGACACCGACGCCGCCCTGGAGTGCGTGAAGAGCTTCACCAAGCCGGCCTGCGTGATCGTCAAGCACGCCAACCCGTGCGGCGTGGCCGTGGTCCCGGAAGCCGACGGCGGCATCCGCAAGGCCTACGACCTGGCCTACGCTACCGACAGCGAATCGGCCTTCGGCGGCATCATCGCCTTCAACCGCGAGCTGGACTTTGATACCGCCAAGGCCATCGTCGAGCGCCAGTTCGTCGAGGTGATCATCGCCCCGAGCGTGTCCGCCGAGGCCCGCGAGGTGGTCGCCGCCAAGGCCAACGTGCGCCTGCTCGAGTGCGGCCAGTGGCCGGCCGAACGCATCGGCGGCCTGGACTACAAGCGCGTCAACGGCGGCCTGCTGGTGCAGAGCCGCGACATCGGCATGATCAGCGAGGCCGATCTGAAGGTGGTGACCCAGCGCGCGCCGAGCGAGCAGGAACTGCACGACCTGATCTTCGCCTGGAAGGTGGCCAAGTTCGTCAAGTCCAACGCCATCGTCTATGCCAAGAACCGCCAGACCGTCGGCGTCGGCGCCGGCCAGATGAGCCGCGTCAACTCCGCGCGCATCGCCGCGATCAAGGCCGAGCACGCCGGCCTGGAAGTGAAGGGTGCGGTGATGGCGAGCGACGCCTTCTTCCCGTTCCGCGACGGCATCGACAACGCCGCCAAGGCCGGCATCACCGCGGTGATCCAGCCGGGTGGCTCGATGCGCGACGCCGAGGTGATCGCCGCCGCCGACGAGGCCGGCATCGCCATGGTGTTCACCGGCATGCGCCACTTCCGCCACTGA